In Desulfovibrio sp. X2, a genomic segment contains:
- a CDS encoding ATP-binding protein: MSNPFRIEAIRPGQPFCDRQEELALLLGHARDFRNVMLTSPRRYGKTSLALRAEDALAGEGFVCVHADFFGADSVEDVARRIGRALLRGLDRRESLLHKGKRFLKGLSAFRPVFKPSGDGFSLSVERASESIAPEQLLENTLDDLAHVAAEAPFPLYVVLDEFQEITRLKESGQIEGMLRAATQGMEAGFLFLGSRRGVLRAIFNERKRPLFQSALPMELGPLPADETVRFLCDLFAQSGKRIAPDDAAAIHALVAGYPYYVQRLAGEVHQGAGETISREDIDAALRRVVHGERYGYQAVLAMLTPGQIRILRAVAAHPERELQSAHFVALAGAPASSIAFTARRLAEEDLIEQGPDGRWRVVDPVFGLWLGEL, translated from the coding sequence AGGAGGAGCTCGCCCTGCTGCTCGGCCACGCCCGGGACTTCCGAAACGTCATGCTCACCTCGCCCAGGCGCTACGGCAAGACCTCGCTCGCCCTGCGCGCCGAGGACGCCCTGGCGGGCGAGGGCTTCGTCTGCGTGCACGCGGACTTCTTCGGCGCGGACTCGGTGGAGGACGTGGCCCGGCGCATCGGACGGGCGCTCCTGCGCGGCCTGGACCGGCGCGAATCCCTGCTGCACAAGGGCAAGCGGTTCCTGAAGGGGCTTTCCGCCTTTCGTCCGGTCTTCAAGCCGAGCGGCGACGGTTTCTCGCTGAGCGTGGAGCGCGCCTCGGAGAGCATCGCCCCGGAACAGCTGCTCGAAAACACCCTGGACGACCTCGCCCACGTGGCCGCCGAGGCCCCGTTTCCGCTCTACGTCGTCCTCGACGAGTTCCAGGAGATCACCCGGCTCAAGGAGTCCGGGCAGATCGAGGGCATGCTGCGCGCCGCCACCCAGGGCATGGAGGCGGGCTTCCTCTTCCTCGGCAGCCGCCGCGGCGTGCTGCGGGCCATCTTCAACGAGCGCAAGCGCCCCCTCTTCCAGTCGGCCCTGCCCATGGAGCTCGGCCCCCTGCCCGCGGACGAGACCGTCCGCTTCCTTTGCGACCTCTTCGCGCAGAGCGGCAAGCGCATCGCGCCGGACGACGCGGCCGCCATCCACGCCCTGGTCGCGGGCTACCCCTACTACGTGCAGCGCCTGGCCGGAGAGGTCCACCAGGGCGCGGGCGAGACGATTTCGCGGGAAGACATCGACGCGGCCCTGCGCCGCGTGGTGCACGGCGAGCGCTACGGCTACCAGGCCGTGCTGGCCATGCTTACGCCCGGGCAGATCCGCATCCTGCGCGCCGTGGCCGCGCATCCGGAGCGGGAGCTGCAGAGCGCGCACTTCGTGGCCCTGGCCGGGGCCCCGGCCTCGTCCATCGCCTTCACCGCGCGCAGGCTGGCCGAGGAGGACCTGATCGAGCAGGGGCCGGACGGCCGCTGGCGCGTCGTGGACCCGGTCTTCGGCCTGTGGCTCGGGGAGCTGTGA
- a CDS encoding response regulator → MKLLYVEDNALDADLARRAIRRSAPGTVVDTASTLGEARACLAAGKDGEAGYDLVMTDLNLPDGSGLEILTEIRARDLPLAVVILTGLGDERTVAAALKAGADDYLPKRQGYLERLHETATGAVERFRAESARKARPLHVLYAENNAADADLARRHFARYAPHIRLDVVGSAQEVYARLPRSPGRPCAYDALLLDYHLPGEGALEVLRTVARDLRLELPVVLVSGQGDEEVASNALRLGAADYVVKHRDYLFQLPPALESVSNMARLRRERAALRSEEEKYRSIFESIQDVYCEVSLDGLILEASPSVSAFSCGQYERGDWIGMSFSSLWAAPEECARLLEELEQAESVADHEIVLRNKDGSPLHASLAASLYRDGQGSAVSFRGTLRDVSARKRAEAALLEAKNQAEAFSHAKAEFLANMSHELRTPMNGVLGMLQLLEECGLDDEASSYVGMARQSCERLTRLLTDILDLSRMDSGRMQLVERELVVDDILKSVVDTFLLSCRQKGLRLETVNEVDGGARLLGDKTRIQQILFNLVGNAVRFTAAGGVRVLVGLLPGGAGDARHLYIEVADTGPGMSSEMQERLFETFYQGEGVYRKKHQGVGLGLALVRRLVDLMDGAVVVRSAPSKGTAVECVLTVKAEAQAAQDKPAAGAGRRDARGMDILVAEDDAINQIYIKSVLEKMGHRVTTVGNGEQAVSSLSRKAFDLVFMDIQMPVMDGLEATRRIRGGAQGGLRPDIPIVAVTAYTMPSDREAFLQVGMNGFLAKPVEPQDLADVIERILPATGTDGAA, encoded by the coding sequence ATGAAGCTTCTGTACGTGGAGGACAACGCCCTGGACGCCGATCTGGCGCGGCGCGCCATCCGTCGCTCGGCCCCGGGCACGGTCGTGGACACGGCCTCCACCCTCGGCGAGGCGAGGGCCTGCCTGGCGGCCGGAAAGGACGGCGAGGCGGGCTACGACCTGGTGATGACCGATCTGAACCTGCCGGACGGAAGCGGCCTCGAGATCCTGACCGAGATCAGGGCCAGGGACCTGCCCCTGGCCGTGGTCATCCTCACGGGGCTCGGCGACGAGCGGACCGTGGCCGCCGCGCTCAAGGCCGGGGCGGACGACTATCTTCCCAAGCGCCAGGGGTATCTGGAGCGTCTCCACGAGACGGCGACCGGGGCGGTGGAGCGTTTCCGCGCCGAGAGCGCGCGCAAGGCCCGTCCGCTGCACGTGCTCTACGCCGAGAACAACGCGGCGGACGCCGACCTTGCCCGGCGCCATTTCGCCCGCTACGCGCCGCACATCCGGCTGGACGTGGTGGGCAGCGCGCAGGAGGTCTACGCCCGGCTGCCCCGGTCGCCCGGCAGGCCCTGCGCCTACGACGCGCTGCTGCTGGACTACCACCTGCCGGGCGAGGGCGCCCTGGAGGTCCTGCGCACGGTGGCGCGCGATCTCCGCCTCGAGCTGCCGGTCGTCCTGGTCTCGGGGCAGGGCGACGAGGAGGTCGCCTCCAACGCCCTGCGCCTGGGCGCAGCGGACTACGTGGTCAAGCACCGGGACTACCTCTTCCAGCTCCCCCCGGCCCTGGAGAGCGTCAGCAACATGGCCAGGCTGCGCCGCGAACGGGCGGCGCTCAGAAGCGAGGAGGAAAAGTACCGCAGCATCTTCGAGAGCATCCAGGACGTCTACTGCGAGGTTTCGCTGGACGGCCTGATCCTCGAGGCCAGCCCCTCGGTCTCGGCCTTTTCCTGCGGACAGTACGAGCGGGGGGACTGGATCGGCATGTCCTTCTCGTCCCTGTGGGCCGCGCCGGAAGAGTGCGCGCGGCTTCTGGAGGAGCTGGAGCAGGCGGAGAGCGTGGCCGACCATGAGATCGTCCTGCGCAACAAGGACGGCTCGCCCCTCCATGCCTCGCTCGCGGCCTCGCTGTATCGCGACGGACAGGGCAGCGCCGTCTCCTTCAGGGGGACGCTGCGCGACGTCTCGGCCCGCAAGCGGGCCGAGGCGGCGCTGCTCGAGGCCAAGAACCAGGCCGAGGCCTTCAGCCACGCCAAGGCCGAGTTCCTGGCCAACATGAGCCACGAGCTGCGCACCCCCATGAACGGCGTGCTGGGCATGCTCCAGCTCCTGGAGGAGTGCGGCCTGGACGACGAGGCGTCAAGCTACGTCGGCATGGCCCGGCAGTCCTGCGAGCGGCTGACGCGCCTTCTGACCGACATCCTCGACCTCTCGCGCATGGACTCCGGACGGATGCAACTCGTGGAGCGCGAGCTGGTCGTGGACGATATCCTGAAATCCGTGGTGGACACCTTCCTGCTCTCGTGCCGACAGAAGGGGCTGCGCCTGGAGACGGTCAACGAGGTGGACGGCGGCGCGCGCCTGCTCGGCGACAAGACCAGGATCCAGCAGATCCTCTTCAACCTCGTGGGCAATGCCGTGCGTTTCACGGCCGCAGGAGGGGTGCGCGTCCTGGTCGGCCTGCTGCCGGGCGGGGCGGGCGACGCCCGGCACCTGTACATCGAGGTGGCGGACACGGGGCCGGGCATGTCTTCCGAGATGCAGGAGCGGCTTTTCGAGACCTTCTACCAGGGCGAGGGAGTCTACCGGAAGAAGCATCAGGGCGTGGGCCTCGGCCTGGCCCTGGTCAGGCGTCTCGTGGACCTCATGGACGGCGCCGTGGTCGTCCGCAGCGCGCCCTCGAAAGGCACGGCGGTGGAGTGCGTGCTCACGGTCAAGGCCGAGGCCCAGGCGGCGCAGGACAAGCCGGCCGCCGGAGCGGGCAGGCGGGACGCGCGCGGCATGGACATCCTCGTGGCCGAGGACGACGCCATCAACCAGATCTACATCAAGTCCGTCCTGGAGAAGATGGGGCACCGCGTGACCACGGTTGGCAACGGGGAGCAGGCGGTCTCGTCTCTCAGCCGCAAGGCCTTCGATCTCGTGTTCATGGACATCCAGATGCCGGTCATGGACGGCCTTGAGGCCACGCGGCGGATCAGGGGCGGGGCGCAGGGCGGGCTGAGGCCCGACATCCCCATCGTGGCGGTCACGGCCTACACCATGCCGAGCGACCGCGAGGCCTTCCTTCAGGTGGGCATGAACGGCTTTCTGGCCAAGCCCGTGGAGCCCCAGGACCTGGCCGACGTCATCGAACGCATCCTGCCCGCGACCGGGACGGACGGCGCGGCCTGA
- a CDS encoding response regulator: MTVNEIGPILLVEDNPMDVDLTKRAFARRNLSNPLQIARDGEEALGFVERWEDGEAQPVVILLDLKLPKVDGLEVLRRIKAHEKYRNIPVVVLTTSADDRDVNEAYRLGVNSYIVKPVDFQKFMEVAGQIEIYWCVLNTRL, encoded by the coding sequence ATGACGGTGAACGAGATCGGCCCGATCCTGCTTGTCGAGGACAACCCCATGGACGTGGACCTGACCAAGCGCGCCTTCGCGCGGCGCAACCTCTCCAACCCGCTGCAGATCGCGCGCGACGGTGAGGAGGCCCTGGGCTTCGTGGAGCGCTGGGAAGACGGGGAGGCGCAGCCCGTGGTCATCCTCCTGGACCTGAAGCTGCCCAAGGTGGACGGCCTGGAAGTGCTGCGCCGCATAAAGGCCCACGAGAAGTACCGCAACATCCCGGTGGTGGTGCTGACGACCTCGGCCGACGACCGCGACGTGAACGAGGCCTATCGGCTCGGGGTCAACTCGTACATCGTCAAGCCCGTGGACTTTCAGAAGTTCATGGAAGTGGCCGGGCAGATAGAGATCTACTGGTGCGTGCTCAACACGCGGCTGTGA
- a CDS encoding CHASE3 domain-containing protein — MQRFFSAFGARRLGIVAALCIQLAVGMYVYAVFSSFAEQDVRNGILSDRLGRIADLRGDLVDMETGQRGYLLTASRKYLEPYDTARGRVKIDLDALRGLLGASEAELLEKLVAVKTKEMQETLALFDSGDRDGAFKMVRSDLGKRSMDEIRAVVERVQARDRDEVAAIRGRQERARGRVRLALLAGFVVSAGLLLGAFGLLEREVRQRRTVAVELAARNREMENFTYSVSHDLKAPLRGIDGYSQLLLEDYGEKFDEDGRSFLRNIRHGTLQMHRLIDDLLEYSRLERRPFEYGTVDPRALFETLLAECGAAAEDVDLSLDVRCGPVRADAKGLGMALRNLVDNAVKFTRDVNPRQVEIGGERTDAGACRLWVRDNGVGFDMKFHDRIFDIFQRLQRAEDYPGTGIGLAIVRKTMERMGGRAWAESEPGKGATFYLEFPG, encoded by the coding sequence GTGCAACGGTTTTTCTCCGCGTTCGGCGCACGCCGACTGGGCATCGTGGCCGCCCTGTGCATCCAGCTCGCGGTGGGCATGTACGTCTACGCGGTCTTCTCCTCCTTTGCCGAGCAGGACGTTCGAAACGGCATCCTGTCCGACCGTCTGGGGCGTATCGCGGACCTGCGCGGGGATCTCGTGGACATGGAGACCGGGCAGCGCGGCTATCTCCTCACCGCCTCCCGGAAGTATCTCGAGCCGTACGACACCGCGCGCGGCCGCGTGAAGATAGACCTCGACGCCTTGCGCGGACTCCTTGGCGCCTCCGAGGCCGAACTCCTGGAAAAGCTGGTCGCGGTCAAGACCAAGGAGATGCAGGAGACCCTCGCCCTCTTTGACTCGGGAGACAGGGACGGGGCGTTCAAGATGGTCCGCTCGGACCTCGGCAAGCGGAGCATGGACGAAATACGCGCCGTGGTGGAGCGGGTGCAGGCTCGCGACCGCGACGAGGTCGCCGCGATCAGGGGGCGGCAGGAACGGGCGCGCGGCCGCGTGCGCCTGGCGCTGCTCGCCGGATTCGTTGTCAGCGCCGGGCTGCTGCTCGGGGCCTTCGGCCTGCTCGAACGGGAGGTGCGCCAGCGCCGGACCGTGGCCGTGGAGCTGGCCGCGCGCAACCGGGAGATGGAGAACTTCACCTACTCCGTGTCCCACGACCTGAAGGCGCCCCTGCGCGGCATCGACGGCTACAGCCAGCTGCTGCTCGAGGACTATGGGGAGAAGTTCGACGAGGACGGCCGCAGCTTTTTGCGCAACATCCGCCACGGCACGCTGCAGATGCACCGCCTGATCGACGACCTGCTCGAATATTCCCGCCTGGAGCGGCGGCCTTTCGAGTACGGCACGGTGGACCCGCGCGCCCTGTTCGAGACGCTGCTGGCCGAATGCGGAGCCGCGGCCGAGGATGTCGACCTCTCGCTGGACGTGCGCTGCGGCCCGGTGCGGGCTGATGCCAAGGGGCTCGGCATGGCCTTGCGCAACCTCGTGGACAATGCCGTGAAGTTCACGCGCGACGTGAACCCGCGGCAGGTCGAGATAGGCGGCGAGAGGACGGACGCGGGCGCGTGCAGATTGTGGGTGCGGGACAACGGCGTGGGCTTCGACATGAAGTTCCACGACCGCATCTTCGACATCTTCCAGCGGCTGCAACGGGCCGAGGACTACCCAGGCACGGGCATAGGCCTCGCCATCGTGCGCAAGACCATGGAACGCATGGGCGGCAGGGCCTGGGCCGAGAGCGAGCCCGGCAAGGGCGCAACCTTCTACCTGGAGTTTCCCGGATGA
- a CDS encoding FmdE family protein has protein sequence MTTNPALAACAVATIGPWTFDEYIEECRKFHSYPAPGLILGGIMVQAARRRLPEGVLFDAVAETSSCLPDAVQLLTPCTAGNGWLRVVDLGRYAVSLYNKYNGEGVRVSLNAEALDAWPEIKGWFFKLKTKKEQDSDRLREEMRLAGESILSVAEVQLKPAHVGKTSKGPIAVCPLCGEGYPRRHGAICRGCQGEAPADLLGRDDAQIPDAPRLTAVPAEEAVGKTALHDMTRIDPGESKGAEFTHGQTLTAGDVCRLQAMGRMRVYLLENNEPGEEWVHEDDAARAFAHGLSADDAIVAKGEPREGKITLLAARDGLLSVNEEALERFNLVPGVMAATRHNCSVVKAGQPVAATRAIPLYLARRDFTKACALLDTEPPLRLLPIKPARAGLLITGTEVFTGLIEDKFAPILTKKIEALGGSVVKTLFAPDDAGLIRDGVKSLLDAGADLIITTAGLSVDPDDVTRKGLVEAGAEDLLYGMSVTPGAMSLLGRVGHARLLGVPACALFFPTTAVDLLLPRILAGMPITRADLARSGHGGLCQECPTCSFPHCPFGK, from the coding sequence ATGACCACCAACCCCGCCCTGGCCGCCTGCGCGGTCGCCACCATCGGCCCCTGGACCTTCGACGAGTACATCGAGGAGTGCCGGAAGTTCCACAGCTACCCCGCGCCGGGCCTGATCCTGGGCGGGATCATGGTGCAGGCCGCCCGCCGCCGCCTGCCCGAGGGCGTGCTCTTCGACGCCGTGGCCGAGACCTCCTCCTGCCTGCCCGACGCCGTGCAGCTGCTCACCCCCTGCACCGCGGGCAACGGCTGGCTGCGCGTCGTGGACCTGGGCCGCTACGCCGTCTCGCTCTACAACAAGTACAACGGCGAGGGCGTGCGCGTCTCCCTGAACGCCGAGGCGCTGGACGCCTGGCCCGAGATCAAGGGCTGGTTCTTCAAGCTCAAGACCAAGAAGGAGCAGGACTCCGACCGCCTGCGCGAGGAGATGCGCCTGGCGGGCGAGTCCATCCTCTCCGTGGCCGAGGTGCAGCTGAAACCCGCCCACGTGGGCAAGACCTCCAAGGGCCCCATCGCCGTCTGCCCCCTGTGCGGCGAGGGCTACCCCCGCCGCCACGGCGCCATCTGTCGCGGCTGCCAGGGCGAGGCCCCGGCCGACCTCCTGGGGCGTGACGATGCCCAGATTCCCGATGCCCCGCGGCTTACGGCCGTGCCCGCGGAAGAGGCCGTGGGCAAGACCGCCCTGCACGACATGACCCGCATCGACCCCGGCGAGAGCAAGGGCGCCGAGTTCACCCACGGACAGACCCTGACCGCGGGCGACGTCTGCCGCCTGCAGGCCATGGGCCGCATGCGCGTCTACCTCCTGGAGAACAACGAGCCCGGCGAGGAGTGGGTGCACGAGGACGACGCCGCGCGCGCCTTCGCCCACGGGCTTTCCGCCGACGACGCCATCGTGGCCAAGGGCGAGCCACGCGAGGGCAAGATCACCCTCCTGGCCGCCCGCGACGGCCTGCTCAGCGTGAACGAGGAGGCGCTGGAGCGCTTCAACCTCGTGCCCGGCGTCATGGCCGCCACCCGCCACAACTGCTCCGTGGTCAAGGCGGGCCAGCCCGTGGCCGCCACCCGCGCCATCCCGCTCTACCTGGCGCGCCGCGACTTCACCAAGGCCTGCGCCCTGCTCGACACCGAGCCGCCCCTGCGCCTGCTGCCCATCAAGCCCGCGCGCGCGGGGCTGCTCATCACCGGCACCGAGGTCTTCACCGGCCTCATCGAGGACAAGTTCGCGCCCATCCTCACGAAGAAGATCGAGGCCTTGGGCGGCTCGGTGGTCAAGACCCTCTTCGCCCCGGACGACGCCGGGCTGATCCGCGACGGCGTGAAGAGCCTGCTCGACGCGGGCGCCGACCTGATCATCACCACCGCGGGGCTCTCCGTGGATCCCGACGACGTGACCCGCAAGGGCCTCGTCGAGGCCGGGGCCGAGGACCTGCTCTACGGCATGTCCGTCACCCCCGGCGCCATGAGCCTCCTGGGACGCGTGGGGCACGCCCGGCTGCTCGGCGTGCCTGCCTGCGCCCTGTTCTTCCCCACCACGGCGGTGGACCTGCTCCTGCCCCGCATCCTCGCCGGAATGCCCATCACCCGCGCCGACCTCGCGCGCTCCGGCCACGGCGGCCTGTGCCAGGAATGCCCCACCTGCTCTTTCCCGCACTGCCCCTTCGGCAAGTAG
- a CDS encoding winged helix-turn-helix domain-containing protein → MSLPEARLRLRMWLEMDGEQALGLGRAILLREVERQGSLNKAAKALGMSYRAAWGRLKKTEEVLGEHLVVEQEKGRGFTLTPHARELVEAFQEWYADVEAYAVRTAQNRFPFPVAPFESEEP, encoded by the coding sequence ATGTCCTTACCCGAAGCCCGGCTGCGCCTGCGTATGTGGCTCGAGATGGACGGCGAGCAGGCGCTCGGCCTCGGCCGCGCCATCCTGCTGCGCGAGGTCGAGCGGCAGGGGTCGCTGAACAAGGCGGCCAAGGCGCTCGGCATGTCGTACCGCGCCGCCTGGGGGCGCCTGAAGAAGACCGAGGAGGTCCTGGGAGAGCACCTGGTCGTGGAGCAGGAGAAGGGGCGGGGCTTCACCCTCACCCCGCATGCCCGCGAGCTCGTGGAGGCCTTCCAGGAGTGGTACGCCGACGTGGAGGCCTACGCCGTGCGCACCGCGCAGAACCGTTTCCCCTTCCCCGTCGCACCGTTCGAAAGCGAGGAACCATGA
- a CDS encoding MATE family efflux transporter: MTRVSPKRSPRTAGTASGAREAQAGQAAPAPRPISTIWRLAWPQMLMMFFNFLIGFVDILVAGRIDSTVQAAMGMVNSLLFFFLVIATAVANGAVAAVSQSMGAGLRRRVQRYIGLVLVTGVLSGLCIFLVGLPIKHPVLAMLQVPKAVAPVMDVYYDVFLLLLPFYYVFIVCNALFRAQKRVMEPLYVIVLATIVNTIGDLGLGLGWWGFPNMGYRGLAWSTFGSITAGMCLDIWLLRRRGMLTAEAFPPLRWARKALPYIVKVAWPGGLMQVVWNGAYLVLFAIVGSLPVGSVPALAGMSAGLRVESFLFLPGVAFNMTASILVGQYLGQGRPDLAKSYGFKVLALGVVSMSVAAVAVWHWVAPLAAFIAPDPAVARQCVSYLSYNLLAIPFTLTTMTMAGALTGAGATLYILLAFGGASWLVRLPLAWLLGHVVMGNSRGVWLAMLLSQGLQAVIVLYIFAYKDWSRFSLVRRRKNNGD, translated from the coding sequence ATGACGAGAGTTTCCCCCAAACGTTCTCCCCGCACGGCCGGGACCGCTTCCGGCGCGCGCGAGGCGCAGGCCGGACAGGCCGCGCCCGCTCCGCGGCCCATATCCACCATCTGGCGCCTGGCCTGGCCCCAGATGCTGATGATGTTCTTCAACTTCCTCATCGGCTTCGTGGACATCCTGGTGGCCGGGCGCATCGACAGCACGGTGCAGGCGGCCATGGGCATGGTCAACTCGCTGCTCTTCTTCTTCCTGGTCATCGCCACGGCCGTGGCCAACGGCGCGGTGGCCGCGGTCTCGCAGTCCATGGGCGCGGGGCTCAGGCGCCGGGTGCAGCGCTACATCGGCCTCGTGCTGGTCACGGGTGTGCTCTCGGGGCTGTGCATCTTCCTCGTGGGCCTGCCCATCAAGCACCCGGTGCTGGCCATGCTCCAGGTGCCCAAAGCCGTGGCCCCGGTCATGGACGTCTACTACGACGTCTTCCTGCTGCTCCTGCCCTTCTACTACGTGTTCATCGTCTGCAACGCCCTGTTCCGCGCCCAGAAGCGGGTCATGGAGCCGCTCTACGTCATCGTCCTGGCCACGATCGTGAACACCATCGGCGACCTCGGCCTGGGGCTCGGCTGGTGGGGCTTCCCGAACATGGGCTATCGGGGGCTCGCCTGGAGCACCTTCGGCTCCATCACCGCGGGCATGTGCCTCGACATCTGGCTCCTGCGCCGCCGGGGCATGCTCACGGCCGAGGCCTTCCCGCCGCTTCGCTGGGCGCGCAAGGCCCTGCCCTACATCGTCAAGGTGGCCTGGCCTGGCGGGCTCATGCAGGTGGTCTGGAACGGCGCCTACCTCGTGCTCTTCGCCATCGTGGGCTCCCTGCCCGTGGGCAGCGTGCCCGCGCTGGCGGGCATGAGCGCGGGGCTGCGCGTGGAGTCGTTCCTCTTTCTGCCCGGCGTGGCCTTCAACATGACCGCCTCCATCCTGGTCGGCCAGTACCTGGGCCAGGGCAGGCCGGACCTCGCCAAGTCCTACGGCTTCAAGGTGCTGGCCCTGGGCGTGGTCAGCATGTCCGTCGCGGCAGTGGCCGTGTGGCACTGGGTGGCGCCGCTCGCCGCCTTCATCGCCCCGGACCCGGCCGTGGCCAGGCAGTGCGTGAGCTACCTCTCGTACAACCTGCTGGCCATCCCCTTCACCCTGACGACCATGACCATGGCCGGAGCGCTCACCGGCGCGGGCGCCACACTCTACATCCTGCTCGCCTTCGGCGGCGCCTCGTGGCTCGTGCGCCTGCCGCTGGCCTGGCTGCTCGGCCACGTGGTCATGGGCAACTCGCGCGGCGTGTGGCTGGCCATGCTCCTTTCGCAAGGGTTGCAGGCCGTCATCGTGCTGTATATCTTCGCGTATAAGGACTGGAGCAGATTCTCCCTGGTCCGCAGAAGGAAGAACAATGGCGACTGA
- a CDS encoding DUF2156 domain-containing protein, translating into MATEDFSPICLDRREEYAALLAASPARSSDYSFINLWGWAEVYGLSWMFRDGLCWIRQERPEPALWAPVGPVGSVALTPEMFPERRIIRASEAVAALFAEKLGAETREAREHWDYLYSVEELVNLSGNRFHKKKNLLNQFRKLYDWEYRSLTPDCIEEALELQESWCMWRDCESEATLVQENEAIVRVLTDWDRLPGLMGGSLRVDGRMVAYTVADALDESTLVIHFEKGHPDYKGVYQAINQAFLDHDADGFTLVNREQDLGDEGLRKAKLSYNPVDFFKKFEVTI; encoded by the coding sequence ATGGCGACTGAAGACTTCTCCCCCATATGCCTCGACCGGCGCGAGGAATACGCCGCCCTGCTCGCGGCCTCGCCCGCGCGCTCCTCCGACTACAGCTTCATCAACCTCTGGGGCTGGGCCGAGGTCTACGGCCTGTCCTGGATGTTCCGCGACGGGCTGTGCTGGATCCGCCAGGAACGGCCCGAGCCCGCGCTGTGGGCCCCGGTCGGCCCGGTGGGCAGCGTGGCGCTCACGCCGGAGATGTTCCCCGAGCGGCGCATCATCCGCGCCTCCGAGGCCGTGGCCGCGCTCTTCGCCGAAAAGCTCGGCGCCGAGACGCGCGAGGCGCGCGAGCACTGGGACTACCTCTACTCCGTGGAGGAGCTCGTGAACCTCTCGGGCAACCGCTTCCACAAGAAGAAGAACCTGCTGAACCAGTTCCGCAAGCTCTACGACTGGGAATACCGCTCCCTGACGCCGGACTGCATCGAGGAGGCCCTGGAGCTGCAGGAGTCGTGGTGCATGTGGCGCGACTGCGAGTCCGAGGCCACCCTGGTGCAGGAGAACGAGGCCATCGTGCGCGTGCTGACCGACTGGGACCGGCTGCCCGGGCTCATGGGCGGCTCGCTGCGCGTGGACGGCCGCATGGTGGCCTACACCGTGGCCGACGCCCTGGACGAGTCCACCCTGGTCATCCACTTCGAGAAGGGCCACCCGGACTACAAGGGCGTGTACCAGGCCATCAACCAGGCCTTCCTGGACCACGACGCCGACGGCTTCACGCTGGTCAACCGCGAGCAGGACCTGGGCGACGAGGGACTGCGCAAGGCCAAGCTGTCCTACAATCCCGTGGACTTCTTCAAGAAGTTCGAGGTCACCATCTAG